The segment CGGCGTCCCCGAGAGGCGCCCGGCGTGAGCCCGGGCAGGGCGCCACGAGGCCCGGGCACCGCTTTCCGGACACCGCCCCTCCAGGTTCGGCGCGTGCAGTCCCCACGGGCGGAGCGTGGCTGATACTGGAGGGGTTATGGACATCGTCATCCTTGCTGTAGTCATCGCCGTGGTCGTGCTCGGCGCGATCAGCGGGCTCGTCATCAGCGGCCGCAAGAAGAAGCAGCTGCCGCCGTCCCCGCCGGCCGCCCCGAAGCCCTCCGTTACCGCGCCCCCTGCCGAACCGCATGTCGGTGAGGAGGCCGAGACCCCTCGCGACGAAGAGCGTCGCACCATCGAAGAAGTCACGCTGCCCACCGCCGAGGCCCCCGCGGCCGAGGCGCCGGCCGCCGAGCCCGAGGCGCCCGCGGCGCCCGCCATCGAGGTCCCCGAGCCCACCGCCGGCCGGCTGGTCCGGCTGCGCGCCCGGCTCTCCCGCTCCCAGAACACCCTGGGCAAGGGCCTGCTGACCCTGCTCTCCCGTGAACACCTCGACGAGGAGACCTGGGAGGAGATCGAGGACACCCTGCTGACCGCCGACGTCGGCGTCACGCCCACCCAGGAACTGGTCGAGCGGCTGCGCGAGCGGGTCAAGGTCCTCGGCACCCGCACCCCCGAGGACCTGCGCGCGCTGCTGCGCGAGGAGCTGCTCACCCTCATCGGCACGGACGCCGACCGCACCGTGCACACCGCCAACGGCATCGGCAACGGCGGCGACGAGATCCCCGGCGTCGTCCTGGTCGTCGGCGTCAACGGCACCGGCAAGACCACCACCACCGGCAAGCTCGCCCGGGTCCTGGTCGCCGACGGCAAGTCCGTGGTCCTCGGCGCCGCCGACACCTTCCGCGCCGCGGCCGCCGACCAGCTCCAGACCTGGGGCGAGCGGGTCGGTGCCCGTACGGTCCGCGGACCCGAGGGCGGCGACCCCGCCTCCATCGCCTTCGACGCGGTGAAGGAAGGCATCGCCGAGGCCGCCGATGTCGTACTGATCGACACCGCGGGCCGGCTGCACACCAAGACCGGTCTGATGGACGAGCTCGGCAAGGTCAAGCGGGTCGTCGAGAAGCACGGCCCGGTCGGCGAGGTACTGCTCGTCCTGGACGCCACCACCGGCCAGAACGGTCTGGTCCAGGCGCGGGTCTTCGCCGAGGTCGTGGACATCACCGGCGTGGTGCTCACCAAGCTCGACGGCACCGCCAAGGGCGGCATCATCGTCGCCGTCCAGCGGGAGCTCGGCGTCCCCGTCAAGCTCGTCGGCCTGGGTGAGGGAGCGGACGACCTGGCGCCGTTCGAGCCGGAGGCCTTTGTCGACGCACTGATCGACTGACGCCGCCACCAGGGCACCATGCCCGGACCGTCACCGGCCCCCGGACCCGCAGCGCGCGGGTACCGGGGGCTGACACTTGTCCGCACGGGGCTCGCCCTGCCGCGCGACGGCCGGCTCCATACGGGCCGGAGGCCCGCCCGGCCCCGTCGGTCAGATGCCTTTTGCGGACGACGGCCGTGCCGGACCGGCCGGACACTCAGACCGGCCGGCCGGAGACCTCAGGCCGGCCGAGGGGCTCAGACCGCCGAGCGGTTGCAGGCGTACGCCAGGGTGCCCACCATCAGTCGCGCCTGCGGCGGCCGGCCCGCGGTGTCCAGGGTCGGCGGGCGCAGCCAGCGCACCGGGCCGTGGCCGCCGAGGTCGGAGGGGGGTGCGGTGAGATGGTCGCCGGGGCCCAGGGAGCGCAGGTCCAGCGAGGCGTCGTCCCAGCCCATCCGGTACAGCAGATCGGGGAGCTGCCCGGCCGCGCCGGGGGCGACGAAGAACAGCGCCCGGCCGGTCGGTGCCACCGCGACCGGGCCCAGCGGCAGGCCCATCCGCTCCAGCCGCGCCAGCGCGTTGCGGCCCGCCGCCTCCGGCACGTCGAGGAGATCGAACGACCGGCCCACCGGGAGGAGGATGGCGGCGCCCGGTGTCTCGGCCCACGCCGCGGCGGCCTTCTCCCAGCCGGCACCGGCCACCAGCTCCTCGCCGAAGGCCAGCGGATGAGCGCCGGGGGAGGGGCAGTCGTCGGCCCCGCACGAGCAGTCCGTACGCCCGCTGCCCGCGC is part of the Streptomyces platensis genome and harbors:
- the ftsY gene encoding signal recognition particle-docking protein FtsY translates to MDIVILAVVIAVVVLGAISGLVISGRKKKQLPPSPPAAPKPSVTAPPAEPHVGEEAETPRDEERRTIEEVTLPTAEAPAAEAPAAEPEAPAAPAIEVPEPTAGRLVRLRARLSRSQNTLGKGLLTLLSREHLDEETWEEIEDTLLTADVGVTPTQELVERLRERVKVLGTRTPEDLRALLREELLTLIGTDADRTVHTANGIGNGGDEIPGVVLVVGVNGTGKTTTTGKLARVLVADGKSVVLGAADTFRAAAADQLQTWGERVGARTVRGPEGGDPASIAFDAVKEGIAEAADVVLIDTAGRLHTKTGLMDELGKVKRVVEKHGPVGEVLLVLDATTGQNGLVQARVFAEVVDITGVVLTKLDGTAKGGIIVAVQRELGVPVKLVGLGEGADDLAPFEPEAFVDALID
- a CDS encoding bifunctional DNA primase/polymerase, producing the protein MGFTIGGIREMRSSSRRRARSTEISAVAEYTGLWGWDVVPGARAVRAGSGRTDCSCGADDCPSPGAHPLAFGEELVAGAGWEKAAAAWAETPGAAILLPVGRSFDLLDVPEAAGRNALARLERMGLPLGPVAVAPTGRALFFVAPGAAGQLPDLLYRMGWDDASLDLRSLGPGDHLTAPPSDLGGHGPVRWLRPPTLDTAGRPPQARLMVGTLAYACNRSAV